One stretch of Glycine soja cultivar W05 chromosome 7, ASM419377v2, whole genome shotgun sequence DNA includes these proteins:
- the LOC114418714 gene encoding type IV inositol polyphosphate 5-phosphatase 9-like isoform X1, with amino-acid sequence MPLLIFGSIVVKNHWQGHNILTLECKNPKIMQGFNLKENKIMRKIFSSDNFKGENQNSSEAKKESPSLNQASARCFYHQTKKIFVGSWNIGGITPPKNLDMEDWLDTQNNSADIYVLGFQEIVPLNAANVLGPQNRKVSMKWNSLIGAALNNRTPTKVVEENKTAEPQKIYPLKEHIYAEGEHGQDFQCIISRQMVGMFITIWVRCDLYQTIRHLSILSVGCGIMGCLGNKGSISIRFYLHETSFCFICSHLASGGKEVDRRHRNVNAAHILSRTIFPSGPLHDMPQKIIDHDRVVWLGDLNYRIYMPDSTTKSLIKRGEWETLLKHDQLKMELTEGHVFQGWHEGAIEFPPTYKYRLNSVDYLGCDQQHVSRKRRSPAWCDRIIWFGKGMKQIQYNRSESKLSDHRPVRAMFTADIRVAGTCK; translated from the exons ATGCCACTTCTAATCTTTGGTAGTATTGTAGTTAAAAACCATTGGCAAGgacataacatattaacattaGAGTGCAAGAA TCCAAAGATCATGCAGGGCTTCAATCTGAAGGAGAATAAGATCATGAGAAAGATATTCAGCAGTGATAACTTCAAAGGAGAAAATCAGAATTCGTCAGAGGCCAAAAAGGAAAGTCCTAGTTTGAATCAAGCATCGGCAAGATGCTTCTATCATCAAACCAAAAA GATCTTTGTTGGTTCCTGGAACATTGGAGGCATTACACCACCCAAGAACTTGGACATGGAAGACTGGCTTGACACACAAAATAATTCAGCAGATATATATGTTCTGGG GTTCCAAGAAATTGTACCACTAAATGCAGCAAATGTACTAGGTCCCCAAAACAGAAAAGTTTCTATGAAATGGAATTCTCTAATTGGGGCAGCCCTTAACAATAGAACACCAACAAAGGTTgttgaagaaaataaaacagcTGAACCTCAGAAGATATATCCTTTGAAGGAGCACATTTATGCAGAGGGAGAACATGGACAAGATTTTCAGTGCATCATAAGCAGGCAAATGGTGGGAATGTTCATCACCATTTGGGTTCGATGTGACCTCTATCAAACGATCAGGCACTTGAGTATCTTGTCTGTTGGCTGTGGAATCATGGGTTGCTTAGGAAACAAG GGTTCAATATCAATTAGATTTTACTTGCATGAAACAAGCTTTTGCTTTATATGTAGTCATCTAGCATCTGGTGGGAAAGAAGTAGACCGAAGACATAGAAACGTAAATGCAGCTCATATTTTGTCCAGGACAATTTTCCCTTCTGGTCCTCTGCATGATATGCCTCAAAAAATTATTGATCATGA CCGAGTAGTCTGGCTAGGCGACTTGAACTACCGAATCTATATGCCAGACTCTACAACAAAATCATTGATCAAGAGAGGAGAGTGGGAAACCTTGTTGAAACATGATCAG CTCAAGATGGAGCTCACAGAGGGACATGTATTCCAAGGTTGGCATGAAGGAGCTATAGAGTTTCCACCTACATACAAATACCGTCTGAATTCTGTAGACTACCTAGGCTGTGATCAGCAGCATGTGAGCAGAAAGCGGCGCTCCCCAGCATG GTGCGATAGAATAATATGGTTTGGGAAGGGAATGAAGCAAATCCAATACAACAGGAGCGAGTCAAAACTTTCTGATCATAGGCCTGTACGAGCAATGTTCACAGCTGATATCAGGGTTGCAGGGACTTgtaaatga
- the LOC114418714 gene encoding type IV inositol polyphosphate 5-phosphatase 9-like isoform X2 — MQGFNLKENKIMRKIFSSDNFKGENQNSSEAKKESPSLNQASARCFYHQTKKIFVGSWNIGGITPPKNLDMEDWLDTQNNSADIYVLGFQEIVPLNAANVLGPQNRKVSMKWNSLIGAALNNRTPTKVVEENKTAEPQKIYPLKEHIYAEGEHGQDFQCIISRQMVGMFITIWVRCDLYQTIRHLSILSVGCGIMGCLGNKGSISIRFYLHETSFCFICSHLASGGKEVDRRHRNVNAAHILSRTIFPSGPLHDMPQKIIDHDRVVWLGDLNYRIYMPDSTTKSLIKRGEWETLLKHDQLKMELTEGHVFQGWHEGAIEFPPTYKYRLNSVDYLGCDQQHVSRKRRSPAWCDRIIWFGKGMKQIQYNRSESKLSDHRPVRAMFTADIRVAGTCK; from the exons ATGCAGGGCTTCAATCTGAAGGAGAATAAGATCATGAGAAAGATATTCAGCAGTGATAACTTCAAAGGAGAAAATCAGAATTCGTCAGAGGCCAAAAAGGAAAGTCCTAGTTTGAATCAAGCATCGGCAAGATGCTTCTATCATCAAACCAAAAA GATCTTTGTTGGTTCCTGGAACATTGGAGGCATTACACCACCCAAGAACTTGGACATGGAAGACTGGCTTGACACACAAAATAATTCAGCAGATATATATGTTCTGGG GTTCCAAGAAATTGTACCACTAAATGCAGCAAATGTACTAGGTCCCCAAAACAGAAAAGTTTCTATGAAATGGAATTCTCTAATTGGGGCAGCCCTTAACAATAGAACACCAACAAAGGTTgttgaagaaaataaaacagcTGAACCTCAGAAGATATATCCTTTGAAGGAGCACATTTATGCAGAGGGAGAACATGGACAAGATTTTCAGTGCATCATAAGCAGGCAAATGGTGGGAATGTTCATCACCATTTGGGTTCGATGTGACCTCTATCAAACGATCAGGCACTTGAGTATCTTGTCTGTTGGCTGTGGAATCATGGGTTGCTTAGGAAACAAG GGTTCAATATCAATTAGATTTTACTTGCATGAAACAAGCTTTTGCTTTATATGTAGTCATCTAGCATCTGGTGGGAAAGAAGTAGACCGAAGACATAGAAACGTAAATGCAGCTCATATTTTGTCCAGGACAATTTTCCCTTCTGGTCCTCTGCATGATATGCCTCAAAAAATTATTGATCATGA CCGAGTAGTCTGGCTAGGCGACTTGAACTACCGAATCTATATGCCAGACTCTACAACAAAATCATTGATCAAGAGAGGAGAGTGGGAAACCTTGTTGAAACATGATCAG CTCAAGATGGAGCTCACAGAGGGACATGTATTCCAAGGTTGGCATGAAGGAGCTATAGAGTTTCCACCTACATACAAATACCGTCTGAATTCTGTAGACTACCTAGGCTGTGATCAGCAGCATGTGAGCAGAAAGCGGCGCTCCCCAGCATG GTGCGATAGAATAATATGGTTTGGGAAGGGAATGAAGCAAATCCAATACAACAGGAGCGAGTCAAAACTTTCTGATCATAGGCCTGTACGAGCAATGTTCACAGCTGATATCAGGGTTGCAGGGACTTgtaaatga
- the LOC114420304 gene encoding pentatricopeptide repeat-containing protein At1g62930, chloroplastic-like has product MCESGVAPDVVTYSFLLDGLCQGQHLDLAVVLFNQLIKRGMALDVWSYSILIDGCCKNQRIDLGESLMRGSLLMRCMTMLHPWMLSITLMHFTETSILVASALLQHIVDGGVC; this is encoded by the exons ATGTGTGAGAGTGGTGTGGCACCAGATGTTGTTACTTACAGTTTCTTGTTGGATGGTTTGTGCCAAGGGCAACATCTTGACCTGGCGGTTGTGTTGTTTAACCAGCTGATTAAGAGGGGCATGGCACTTGATGTTTGGAGTTATAGTATATTGATTGATGGGTGTTGCAAGAATCAGAGGATAG ATCTGGGAGAATCTCTTATGCGTGGAAGCTTGTTAATGAGATGCATGACAATGCTCCACCCCTGGATGTTATCAATTACATTGATGCACTTTACAGAAACCAGCATCTTGGTAGCAAGTGCCTTGCTTCAGCATATTGTTGATGGAGGAGTCTGTTAA
- the LOC114418713 gene encoding nucleolar protein 10-like, with product MATRDGGMKSTSINGVKMYTIASQQPSLASWLPSNKKQNSHRNVKSYTQNLQLLEDLRFATAATKIKATPDGEYIIASGIYPPQVKVYEVRELGLKFERHLDSEIVDFQVLTDDYSKLAFLCADRSVYLHAKYGKHYSLRIPRMGRDIAYDCWSCDLLCAASSPDLYRINLEQGRFLSSLNTQSPALNVVSRSKIHGLVACGGEDGAVECFDMRVRSSVGRIDAVGPSGDVDQEVTALEFDEDGGFLLAVGSSAGKVLIYDLRSSHPVRIQDHMYGSSILDIKWHRTLNYEQPMLITSDNHVVRIWDPETGEGLTSIEPTTGTINDVCTFPGSGLILLALDCSQIPSYFIPSFGPAPKWCSSLENFTEELDMGGQTTIYDHYKFLTKEELERLNLTNLIGTNLLRAYMHGFFINHALYKKAKALVDPFEYEAYIEQQKREKMEAERASRITVRKKLPKVNRALAARLLETEEAENEKRDGDVDDGEAKKASKKKKGLSMQDLQDERFKAIFTNEEFEIKDSSQEYLALHPMGSKKQTSLLKEHFEPVMSDDDQSLSDSDASTSSQDEPANGMKDKSRVPRMYEIKNEQHAEAFWSQKSLAGEDSLPMGDRVAALKDNQQPSRVPNGVKQGPGGSREITFSTRSSAKYKEDEEDKEVPHRKKRGVQSLGLKPQRPVFRGQGRGKRGNGRRGRR from the exons ATGGCGACTCGCGACGGCGGCATGAAGTCGACGTCAATAAACGGCGTTAAGATGTACACGATAGCGTCGCAGCAACCGTCACTCGCTTCATGGCTTCCCTCCAACAAGAAGCAGAACTCTCATCGCAACGTCAAAA GTTACACGCAGAACCTGCAACTGCTCGAAGACTTGCGCTTCGCCACCGCCGCCACCAAAATCAAGGCCACTCCCGACGGCGAGTACATCATTGCTTCCGGCATCTATCCGCCGCAAGTCAAGGTCTACGAGGTCAGGGAGCTAGGCTTGAAGTTCGAACGCCACTTGGACTCCGAGATCGTTGATTTTCAG GTTCTGACAGATGACTATTCGAAACTTGCATTTTTATGTGCTGATCGCTCTGTTTATCTGCATGCGAAATATGGAAAGCACTACAGTTTGCGGATTCCAAG GATGGGGAGGGACATTGCTTATGACTGCTGGTCTTGTGACTTGCTTTGTGCTGCATCGTCCCCAGATCTGTACAGAATTAACTTAGAGCAG GGGcgattcctctcttcccttaacaCACAATCCCCTGCATTGAATGTAGTTTCTCGAAG CAAGATTCATGGATTAGTTGCCTGTGGTGGTGAAGATGGTGCTGTGGAATGCTTTGACATGCGAGTGAGATCTTCAGTTGGTAGAATTGATGCTGTTGGACCTAGTGGTGATGTTGACCAG GAGGTCACTGCATTGGAGTTTGATGAAGATGGTGGTTTCTTGTTGGCTGTTGGAAGTAGTGCAGGAAAG GTTCTCATCTATGATCTGCGCTCATCACATCCTGTACGAATACAGGATCATAT GTATGGCAGTTCAATATTGGATATTAAGTGGCATCGTACTCTTAACTATGAACAACCAATgttgattaccagtgataatcATGTTGTTAGAATATGGGATCCTGAAACG GGAGAAGGCTTGACCAGCATTGAACCGACAACAGGAACAATAAATGATGTGTGTACATTTCCTGGCAGTGGTTTGATCTTGCTGGCCTTGGACTGTAGTCAAATACCATCTTACTTCATACCATCGTTTGGACCTGCTCCCAAGTGGTGTTCTTCCCTAGAGAATTTCACC GAGGAGTTAGACATGGGCGGACAAACAACTATTTATGATCATTACAAATTTTTGACAAAGGAGGAGCTTGAGAGGTTAAATTTGACTAACCTGATTGGCACCAATCTACTTAGAGCCTACATGCATGGCTTCTTTATTAATCATGCATTATACAAAAAG GCAAAAGCACTGGTGGATCCTTTTGAATATGAAGCTTATATTGAACAGCAGAAACGAGAAAAGATGGAAGCTGAGCGTGCCTCACGAATCACG GTCAGGAAAAAGTTACCCAAAGTTAATCGGGCCCTTGCAGCACGGCTCCTAGAAACTGAAGAAGCTGAAAATGAGAAGAGAGATGGAGATGTTGATGATGGCGAAGCTAAAAAGGcatccaagaaaaagaaagggctCAGCATGCAAGATCTTCAGGACGAGCGATTTAAAGCAATATTTACAAATGAG GAATTTGAGATTAAGGATTCCTCACAAGAATATCTGGCTTTACATCCAATGGGTTCTAAGAAGCAAACATCCTTGTTAAAGGAACATTTTGAACCTGTCATGTCAGATGATGATCAAAGTCTAAGTGATTCTGATGCATCAACATCATCACAAGATGAACCTGCAAATGGAATGAAAGACAAATCTCGGGTTCCAAG GatgtatgaaattaaaaatgagcAGCATGCAGAGGCATTCTGGAGCCAAAAATCACTTGCAGGGGAGGACTCACTTCCTATGGGAGACAGAGTTGCAGCTCTCAAAGATAACCAACAACCTTCTCGTGTTCCAAATGGTGTTAAACAGGGTCCAGGAGGATCACGAGAAATCACTTTCTCCACAAGAAGCTCAGCTAAGTACAAGGAAGACGAGGAAGATAAAGAAGTGCCACACAGGAAAAAGAGGGGAGTTCAATCCTTGGGGCTTAAGCCGCAGAGACCAGTGTTTCGTGGTCAAGGGAGAGGGAAACGGGGGAATGGCAGAAGAGGACGTCGATAA
- the LOC114418714 gene encoding type IV inositol polyphosphate 5-phosphatase 9-like isoform X3, translating to MRKIFSSDNFKGENQNSSEAKKESPSLNQASARCFYHQTKKIFVGSWNIGGITPPKNLDMEDWLDTQNNSADIYVLGFQEIVPLNAANVLGPQNRKVSMKWNSLIGAALNNRTPTKVVEENKTAEPQKIYPLKEHIYAEGEHGQDFQCIISRQMVGMFITIWVRCDLYQTIRHLSILSVGCGIMGCLGNKGSISIRFYLHETSFCFICSHLASGGKEVDRRHRNVNAAHILSRTIFPSGPLHDMPQKIIDHDRVVWLGDLNYRIYMPDSTTKSLIKRGEWETLLKHDQLKMELTEGHVFQGWHEGAIEFPPTYKYRLNSVDYLGCDQQHVSRKRRSPAWCDRIIWFGKGMKQIQYNRSESKLSDHRPVRAMFTADIRVAGTCK from the exons ATGAGAAAGATATTCAGCAGTGATAACTTCAAAGGAGAAAATCAGAATTCGTCAGAGGCCAAAAAGGAAAGTCCTAGTTTGAATCAAGCATCGGCAAGATGCTTCTATCATCAAACCAAAAA GATCTTTGTTGGTTCCTGGAACATTGGAGGCATTACACCACCCAAGAACTTGGACATGGAAGACTGGCTTGACACACAAAATAATTCAGCAGATATATATGTTCTGGG GTTCCAAGAAATTGTACCACTAAATGCAGCAAATGTACTAGGTCCCCAAAACAGAAAAGTTTCTATGAAATGGAATTCTCTAATTGGGGCAGCCCTTAACAATAGAACACCAACAAAGGTTgttgaagaaaataaaacagcTGAACCTCAGAAGATATATCCTTTGAAGGAGCACATTTATGCAGAGGGAGAACATGGACAAGATTTTCAGTGCATCATAAGCAGGCAAATGGTGGGAATGTTCATCACCATTTGGGTTCGATGTGACCTCTATCAAACGATCAGGCACTTGAGTATCTTGTCTGTTGGCTGTGGAATCATGGGTTGCTTAGGAAACAAG GGTTCAATATCAATTAGATTTTACTTGCATGAAACAAGCTTTTGCTTTATATGTAGTCATCTAGCATCTGGTGGGAAAGAAGTAGACCGAAGACATAGAAACGTAAATGCAGCTCATATTTTGTCCAGGACAATTTTCCCTTCTGGTCCTCTGCATGATATGCCTCAAAAAATTATTGATCATGA CCGAGTAGTCTGGCTAGGCGACTTGAACTACCGAATCTATATGCCAGACTCTACAACAAAATCATTGATCAAGAGAGGAGAGTGGGAAACCTTGTTGAAACATGATCAG CTCAAGATGGAGCTCACAGAGGGACATGTATTCCAAGGTTGGCATGAAGGAGCTATAGAGTTTCCACCTACATACAAATACCGTCTGAATTCTGTAGACTACCTAGGCTGTGATCAGCAGCATGTGAGCAGAAAGCGGCGCTCCCCAGCATG GTGCGATAGAATAATATGGTTTGGGAAGGGAATGAAGCAAATCCAATACAACAGGAGCGAGTCAAAACTTTCTGATCATAGGCCTGTACGAGCAATGTTCACAGCTGATATCAGGGTTGCAGGGACTTgtaaatga